The following are from one region of the Quercus robur chromosome 1, dhQueRobu3.1, whole genome shotgun sequence genome:
- the LOC126725913 gene encoding 60S ribosomal protein L12, whose protein sequence is MPPKLDPSQVVDVYVRVTGGEVGAASSLAPKIGPLGLSPKKIGEDIAKETAKDWKGLRVTVKLTVQNRQAKVSVVPSAAALVIKALKEPERDRKKTKNIKHNGNISLDDVVEIAKVMRPRSMAKDLSGTVKEILGTCVSVGCTVDGKDPKDLQQEISDGDVEVPLD, encoded by the coding sequence ATGCCGCCGAAGCTCGACCCCTCCCAGGTCGTCGATGTGTACGTCCGAGTCACCGGAGGTGAGGTCGGTGCCGCGAGTTCACTCGCCCCAAAGATCGGTCCGCTAGGTCTCTCGCCGAAGAAGATCGGAGAAGACATAGCGAAGGAGACTGCGAAGGACTGGAAGGGCCTGCGCGTGACGGTGAAGCTGACTGTGCAGAATCGTCAGGCCAAGGTGTCGGTGGTGCCATCGGCGGCGGCTCTGGTCATCAAGGCTCTGAAGGAGCCGGAGCGTGACCGGAAGAAGACGAAGAATATCAAGCACAACGGGAATATCTCCCTCGACGACGTCGTTGAGATCGCCAAGGTTATGCGCCCTAGGTCCATGGCCAAAGACCTCAGTGGCACCGTCAAGGAGATTCTCGGCACGTGCGTCTCTGTGGGCTGCACGGTCGATGGGAAAGACCCTAAGGATTTGCAGCAGGAGATCTCCGATGGTGACGTGGAAGTCCCTCTGGactga